From Thermodesulfobacteriota bacterium, one genomic window encodes:
- a CDS encoding ACT domain-containing protein yields the protein MKVEQIAVFLENKSGRLAEVTAVLAAAGINIRALSLADTADFGILRLIVDRTEEAKETLRREGFTVGKTEVVAVEVADRPGGLAHILALMDEAGINVEYMYAFVQKSGEHAILIFRFDNIDAAIAGLTRGGVRILSGEEVHAI from the coding sequence ATGAAGGTGGAACAGATCGCTGTCTTCCTGGAGAACAAATCCGGCCGGCTTGCTGAGGTAACGGCGGTGCTGGCCGCCGCCGGCATCAACATCCGAGCCCTGTCTCTGGCCGACACCGCCGACTTCGGCATCCTGCGCCTCATCGTGGACCGGACCGAGGAGGCCAAGGAAACCTTGCGGCGGGAGGGCTTCACGGTGGGGAAGACCGAGGTGGTGGCGGTGGAGGTGGCCGATCGGCCAGGAGGCCTCGCCCATATCCTGGCGCTCATGGATGAGGCCGGCATCAACGTCGAGTACATGTACGCCTTCGTCCAAAAAAGCGGCGAGCACGCCATCCTCATCTTCCGCTTCGACAACATCGATGCCGCCATCGCCGGTCTCACCCGGGGCGGCGTGCGCATCCTCAGCGGGGAAGAGGTTCACGCCATCTGA
- a CDS encoding ABC transporter ATP-binding protein, producing MALLTVTGLSHSFGGLKAVDDVSFDVLAGQIKAVIGPNGAGKTTLFNLISGHLPVERGSLVFDGRRYQRFKAHQIARRGLARTFQNIKLFAGMTACENVMVGCHARSQAGFLAGLVNAPWTWPEERRIRRRAEGLLELFGLARMADTEATGLSFGQQRSIELARALAAEPRLLLLDEPAAGLNMYETAEIGRLIQRIRDQGVTVLLVEHDMSLVMNISDAIVVLSFGQKIAEGGPAAIQANPEVIRIYLGEDDAQGS from the coding sequence ATGGCACTCCTGACCGTGACCGGACTCAGCCACTCCTTCGGCGGCCTCAAGGCGGTGGACGACGTCAGCTTCGACGTCCTGGCCGGCCAGATCAAGGCGGTAATCGGGCCCAACGGTGCCGGCAAGACCACCCTCTTCAATTTGATCTCCGGTCACCTGCCCGTGGAGCGGGGCAGCCTGGTCTTCGACGGCCGCCGGTACCAGCGCTTCAAAGCCCACCAGATCGCCCGCCGGGGCCTGGCCCGTACCTTCCAGAACATCAAGCTGTTCGCCGGCATGACCGCCTGCGAGAACGTAATGGTCGGCTGCCATGCCCGGAGCCAAGCCGGCTTTCTGGCCGGCCTGGTCAACGCCCCCTGGACCTGGCCGGAGGAGCGACGCATCCGGCGGCGCGCCGAGGGGCTCCTGGAGCTGTTCGGCCTGGCGAGGATGGCCGATACCGAGGCCACCGGCCTGTCCTTCGGCCAACAGCGCAGCATCGAGCTGGCCCGCGCCCTGGCCGCCGAGCCTCGGCTTTTGCTCCTGGACGAGCCAGCGGCCGGGCTCAACATGTACGAAACCGCCGAGATCGGCCGGCTCATCCAGCGCATCCGGGATCAGGGGGTCACTGTGCTTCTGGTGGAGCACGACATGTCTCTGGTCATGAATATATCCGATGCGATTGTGGTCCTGTCCTTCGGCCAGAAGATCGCCGAGGGCGGCCCGGCCGCTATCCAGGCCAACCCCGAAGTCATCAGGATCTATCTCGGAGAGGATGATGCTCAGGGTTCGTAA
- a CDS encoding branched-chain amino acid ABC transporter permease, with the protein MTVDLAIQYLFAGITYGVIYAIVAIGFNIIYNTTGIINFAQGEFVMLGGMIAISLHQILPLPVSILLATIATMLAGGLIEMLFIRWLHRPSVLRMIVITIGLSIMLRELALHVWGEKVRALPYFTGNEVSTVRILGSNVSPQVLWVIGVCSVMVAALSLFFRLTPVGRQMRACAANRLAATLCGINTRNLVTLSFMLSAGIGALAGCVVSPITYLRYDSGPTLAIKGFTVAILGGLGSSVAAVVAGLLLGIMEAFSVAVLPVAYQDVLALTLLLAILVFRPHGLLVSRETGALKEF; encoded by the coding sequence ATGACCGTCGATCTCGCCATCCAGTATCTCTTTGCCGGCATCACCTACGGCGTCATCTACGCCATCGTCGCCATCGGCTTCAACATCATCTACAACACCACCGGCATCATCAACTTCGCCCAGGGCGAGTTCGTGATGCTGGGGGGCATGATCGCCATCTCCCTGCACCAGATTCTGCCCCTGCCCGTCTCCATCCTGCTGGCCACCATCGCCACCATGCTGGCCGGCGGCCTCATCGAGATGCTCTTCATCCGCTGGCTGCACCGGCCCAGCGTGCTGCGCATGATCGTCATCACCATCGGCCTGTCCATCATGCTCCGGGAGCTGGCCCTGCATGTGTGGGGGGAGAAGGTGCGGGCCCTGCCCTACTTCACCGGCAACGAGGTGTCGACGGTTCGGATCCTGGGCTCCAACGTCTCGCCCCAGGTGCTGTGGGTGATCGGGGTCTGCTCGGTGATGGTGGCGGCCCTGAGCCTCTTCTTCCGGCTCACTCCGGTGGGACGCCAGATGCGGGCCTGCGCCGCCAATCGCCTGGCTGCCACCCTGTGCGGCATCAACACCCGCAATCTGGTCACCCTGTCCTTCATGCTGTCGGCTGGCATCGGCGCCCTGGCCGGCTGTGTGGTTTCACCCATCACCTATCTGCGCTACGACTCCGGACCGACCCTGGCCATCAAAGGCTTCACGGTGGCCATCCTGGGCGGTCTGGGCAGCTCGGTGGCCGCGGTGGTGGCCGGGCTGCTCCTGGGCATCATGGAGGCCTTTTCCGTCGCGGTGCTGCCGGTGGCCTACCAGGATGTGCTGGCCTTGACCCTGCTGCTGGCCATCCTCGTCTTCCGCCCCCATGGCCTCCTGGTCAGCCGGGAGACCGGAGCCCTCAAGGAGTTCTAA
- a CDS encoding ABC transporter substrate-binding protein — MKGLWIRTLAATAALWTVMGILTAPLAQADTLKVGAILAVTGPASFLGGPEARTMEMLVEKINASGGVGGHQLQLVIKDSGADAEKAVSFAKQLIEEEKVFAILGPSTSGETLKIKGICEEAKMLLISCAAAELIVNPVARYVFKTPQNDSDAIKHIFTTMQKMGISRIAFLSSNTGFGKAGAAQLKKIAPDFGIQILLEEVYDSKATDLTPVVTKVAANPEVQAVVNWSIEPAQAILAKNIAQANLKLPLFQSHGFGNIEYVKAAGAAAEGIIFPAGLLLVADQLPEGHPQKALLLQYKKDYETKYPGELASTFGGHGYDALMLLAEGIKAGGADREKVRSAIEGIKGFAGTAGVFNFSPSDHVGLGMDAFSMLTVKDGAFTFYGK; from the coding sequence ATGAAGGGTTTGTGGATCCGGACGCTGGCCGCAACAGCCGCCCTGTGGACCGTCATGGGCATCCTGACCGCCCCGCTGGCCCAGGCCGACACCCTCAAGGTGGGCGCCATCCTGGCCGTCACCGGCCCGGCCTCGTTCCTGGGCGGTCCCGAGGCCCGCACCATGGAGATGCTGGTGGAGAAGATCAATGCCAGCGGCGGGGTGGGTGGCCATCAGCTCCAGCTCGTGATCAAGGATTCCGGGGCCGACGCCGAAAAGGCGGTCTCCTTCGCCAAGCAGCTTATCGAAGAGGAGAAGGTCTTCGCCATCCTCGGACCCTCCACCAGCGGTGAGACCCTGAAGATCAAGGGCATCTGCGAGGAGGCGAAGATGCTCCTCATCTCCTGCGCCGCTGCTGAGCTCATCGTCAACCCGGTGGCCCGCTACGTCTTCAAGACCCCCCAGAACGACTCCGACGCCATCAAGCACATCTTCACCACCATGCAGAAGATGGGCATCAGCCGAATCGCCTTCCTCTCCTCCAACACCGGCTTCGGCAAGGCCGGGGCGGCCCAGCTCAAGAAGATCGCTCCGGATTTCGGCATCCAGATCCTTCTGGAGGAGGTCTATGACTCCAAGGCCACGGACCTGACCCCCGTGGTGACCAAGGTCGCTGCCAACCCCGAGGTCCAGGCCGTGGTGAACTGGTCCATCGAGCCGGCCCAGGCCATCCTGGCCAAGAACATCGCCCAGGCCAACCTCAAGCTGCCCCTCTTCCAGAGCCACGGCTTCGGGAACATCGAGTACGTCAAGGCTGCCGGCGCCGCCGCCGAAGGCATCATCTTCCCGGCGGGCCTCCTTCTGGTCGCCGATCAACTGCCGGAGGGCCATCCCCAGAAGGCGCTCCTGCTCCAATACAAGAAGGATTATGAGACCAAGTACCCGGGCGAGCTGGCTTCCACCTTCGGCGGCCACGGTTACGACGCCCTGATGCTCCTGGCCGAGGGCATCAAGGCCGGCGGTGCCGACCGGGAGAAGGTCCGGAGTGCCATCGAGGGCATCAAGGGCTTTGCTGGCACCGCCGGGGTCTTCAACTTCTCGCCTTCCGACCACGTGGGTCTGGGCATGGATGCCTTCTCCATGCTGACCGTAAAAGACGGGGCCTTCACCTTTTATGGCAAGTAG
- a CDS encoding branched-chain amino acid ABC transporter permease, with product METARRYAPLLALALVVVAVQVLTARTGTAFYLTQLTMAGYYALVIIGLCTLMGYAGQISLGHAGFFAIGGYLAAGLTTHNLIAFQGHAVLQLLGRWGLLVASEDMFGDKFLTVHPWAACVTAVLTAALVALVIGLPVLKLKGHYLAMATLGFGTIIYRVVLATAYFGQADGISEVPGFTLLPGITVSGSLDARVTNYYIAWGLILFGMLLLVNLVHSRVGRSLRAIHASEEAAAASGVNVAGAKLGVFVLSAVFAALAGVFLTHYNGGIGPSEAGVMKSVRYVAIVAAGGMANLWGALVTGAVLNFLSMRGLFGSYDDAVFGAVLIAIMLFAPQGLLRLPVGRLFRRARGSSSEVA from the coding sequence GTGGAGACCGCCCGGCGCTATGCCCCACTCCTGGCCCTGGCCCTGGTGGTGGTGGCCGTCCAGGTCCTCACCGCCCGGACCGGCACCGCCTTCTACCTCACCCAGCTGACCATGGCCGGCTACTATGCCCTGGTCATCATCGGCCTGTGCACCCTCATGGGCTATGCAGGCCAGATCTCCCTGGGCCACGCCGGTTTCTTTGCCATCGGCGGCTATCTCGCCGCCGGTCTCACCACCCACAATCTGATCGCTTTCCAGGGGCACGCCGTGCTGCAGCTCCTGGGTCGCTGGGGGCTTCTGGTGGCGAGCGAGGACATGTTCGGCGACAAATTTCTGACCGTCCACCCGTGGGCCGCCTGCGTCACCGCCGTCCTGACCGCGGCCCTGGTGGCCCTGGTCATCGGCCTGCCGGTTCTGAAGCTCAAAGGGCATTACCTGGCCATGGCCACCCTGGGCTTCGGCACGATCATCTACCGCGTCGTCCTGGCCACCGCCTACTTCGGCCAGGCGGACGGCATCTCCGAGGTGCCCGGCTTCACCCTGCTGCCCGGCATCACGGTGAGCGGCAGCCTGGACGCCAGGGTCACCAACTACTACATCGCCTGGGGCCTGATCCTTTTCGGAATGCTGCTGCTCGTGAACCTGGTCCACTCCCGGGTCGGCCGCAGCCTGCGGGCCATCCATGCCAGCGAGGAGGCGGCGGCAGCCTCGGGCGTCAACGTCGCCGGCGCCAAGCTGGGGGTGTTCGTGCTCTCGGCGGTCTTCGCCGCCCTGGCCGGGGTCTTCCTGACCCATTACAACGGCGGCATTGGCCCCTCTGAGGCCGGGGTGATGAAATCGGTGCGCTACGTGGCCATCGTCGCGGCCGGCGGCATGGCCAACCTGTGGGGCGCCCTGGTGACCGGCGCCGTCCTCAACTTCCTGTCCATGCGCGGCCTTTTCGGATCGTACGATGACGCCGTCTTTGGCGCGGTGCTGATCGCTATCATGCTCTTTGCTCCCCAGGGTCTGCTGCGGCTGCCGGTCGGCCGCCTCTTCCGGCGTGCCCGGGGAAGCAGCAGCGAGGTGGCCTGA
- a CDS encoding phenylacetate--CoA ligase, protein MYWQPDEECISREDLEQLQLERLQSTLFRVARNVPFYRKKFKEIGLDPDGFRDLSELKSLPFTTKEDLRANYPYGLFAVPLREVVRIHASSGTTGMATVVGYTKNDIRRWADLVARVLTAGGVTADDVVQIAFGYGLFTGGFGLHYGAERIGASVIPISSGNTRRQIKILQDFKATALVCTPSYALHLADTLLEMGVNPNALSLRVGLFGAEPWSEAMRQEIQNKLAIAATDNYGLSEVMGPGVAGECLERHGLHLAEDHFLVEIVDPQTLQPVPPGHLGELVITTLTREAFPVIRYRTRDLTRLIPEPCPCGRTLRRMARVMGRTDDMLIVKGVNVFPSQIEAVLLEIEGTEPHYQIQVDRRGAMDEVTVLVEVAENIFFDEMWRQRRLVDLIRDRLATELGIGVEVKLVEKKSLERSEGKAARVLDRRIL, encoded by the coding sequence ATGTACTGGCAGCCGGACGAGGAGTGCATCAGCCGCGAGGACCTGGAGCAGCTGCAGCTGGAGCGCCTGCAGTCGACCCTCTTCCGGGTGGCGCGCAATGTTCCCTTCTATCGCAAGAAGTTCAAGGAAATCGGCCTCGATCCCGACGGTTTCCGGGACCTGTCTGAGCTCAAGAGCCTGCCCTTCACCACCAAGGAGGATCTGCGGGCCAACTACCCCTACGGGCTCTTCGCCGTGCCGCTCCGGGAGGTGGTGCGCATCCACGCCTCCTCCGGAACCACCGGCATGGCCACGGTGGTGGGCTACACCAAGAACGATATCCGACGCTGGGCCGATCTGGTGGCTCGGGTGCTCACCGCCGGGGGCGTCACCGCCGACGATGTGGTGCAGATCGCCTTCGGCTACGGCCTCTTCACCGGCGGCTTCGGCCTCCATTACGGGGCCGAGCGGATCGGCGCCTCGGTCATCCCCATCTCCAGCGGCAACACCCGGCGCCAGATCAAAATCCTCCAGGATTTCAAGGCTACGGCCCTGGTCTGCACCCCCAGCTACGCCCTCCATCTGGCCGATACCCTCCTGGAAATGGGGGTCAATCCCAACGCCCTGTCGCTGCGCGTCGGCCTCTTTGGTGCCGAACCGTGGTCCGAGGCCATGCGCCAGGAGATCCAGAACAAGCTCGCCATCGCTGCCACCGACAACTACGGTCTTTCCGAGGTCATGGGGCCGGGGGTGGCGGGGGAATGCCTGGAGCGCCACGGTCTGCACTTGGCCGAGGACCACTTCCTGGTGGAGATCGTCGATCCCCAGACCTTGCAACCGGTGCCGCCCGGTCATCTGGGAGAGCTGGTCATCACCACCCTCACCAGGGAGGCCTTCCCGGTCATCCGCTACCGGACCAGGGATCTGACCCGCCTCATCCCGGAGCCCTGCCCCTGCGGCCGCACCCTGCGGCGGATGGCGCGGGTCATGGGGCGTACCGACGACATGCTCATCGTCAAAGGGGTCAATGTCTTTCCCTCGCAGATCGAAGCGGTGCTCTTGGAGATCGAAGGCACCGAGCCCCATTATCAGATCCAGGTGGACCGCCGCGGCGCCATGGACGAGGTGACGGTGCTGGTGGAGGTGGCGGAGAACATCTTCTTTGACGAAATGTGGAGGCAGCGACGCCTGGTGGATCTGATCAGGGACCGCCTCGCCACCGAGCTGGGCATCGGGGTGGAGGTGAAGCTGGTGGAAAAGAAGAGCTTGGAGCGCTCCGAGGGCAAGGCAGCCCGGGTGCTTGACCGCCGCATCCTCTGA
- a CDS encoding ABC transporter ATP-binding protein, translating into MLRVRNLEAGYGKLRVLRRISMHVSPGEIVAIIGANGAGKTTLLATIAGVLRPTAGEIRFRDRDLCRVPPERLVALGCALVPEGRQVFAPLTVRDNLLLGGTVLARRDRPAVAEELDQVYRLFPILAERRDQPAGTLSGGEQQMLAMGRALMSRPQLVMMDEPSTGLAPLVVRTIFAIIQRLRATGKTVLLVEQNARAALAIADRGYVLETGKISLQGPAAELLANRDVQRAYLGHGTEDPENEYRISSKECPTAEGTG; encoded by the coding sequence ATGCTCAGGGTTCGTAACCTGGAAGCCGGCTACGGCAAGCTGCGGGTGCTGCGCCGCATCTCCATGCACGTTTCCCCGGGGGAGATCGTCGCCATCATCGGCGCCAACGGGGCGGGCAAGACCACCCTGCTGGCGACAATCGCTGGCGTTCTCCGGCCCACCGCCGGCGAGATCCGGTTCCGGGACCGGGACCTCTGCCGGGTCCCACCGGAGCGGCTGGTCGCCTTGGGTTGTGCGCTGGTTCCCGAGGGCCGCCAAGTCTTCGCGCCGCTCACCGTCAGGGACAACCTGCTCCTGGGAGGCACAGTTCTGGCCCGCCGGGACCGGCCGGCCGTGGCCGAGGAGCTGGACCAGGTCTACAGGCTCTTTCCCATCCTGGCCGAGCGCCGGGACCAGCCGGCTGGCACCCTGTCCGGCGGCGAGCAGCAGATGCTGGCCATGGGTCGCGCCCTCATGAGTCGGCCCCAGCTCGTGATGATGGACGAGCCCTCCACCGGCCTGGCGCCGCTCGTCGTCAGAACGATCTTTGCCATCATCCAGCGGCTGCGGGCGACTGGCAAGACGGTGCTCCTGGTCGAGCAGAACGCCCGCGCCGCCCTGGCCATCGCCGACCGGGGCTACGTCCTGGAGACCGGCAAGATCAGCCTTCAGGGGCCGGCCGCCGAGCTGCTCGCCAACCGCGACGTCCAGCGGGCCTACCTCGGTCATGGCACCGAGGACCCGGAAAACGAATATCGAATATCGAGCAAGGAATGTCCAACCGCGGAAGGGACCGGTTGA